A genomic stretch from Tamandua tetradactyla isolate mTamTet1 chromosome 15, mTamTet1.pri, whole genome shotgun sequence includes:
- the XCR1 gene encoding chemokine XC receptor 1, translated as MESSSIGESTTFFTYDYGSTLCESQTFVFATLTTTILYCLVFLFSLIGNSLVLWVLVKYESLESLTNVFILNLCFSDLVFSCLLPFWISAYHWGWVLGDFLCKLLNMLFSISLYSSIIFLTIMTIHRYLSVVRPLSTLRVPTLHCRLLVTAAVWAISILSSIPDTIFHKVLPENCDYAEGKWFLASVYQHNIFFLLSMGIILFCYIEILRTLFRSRSNRHHRTVRLIFTIVVAYFLSWAPYNLILFLQTLLRLGIIQSCEVNQQLEYAVHICRDVAFSHCCFNPVLYVFVGVKFRRHLKSLLRQFWLCRQQTPSPPPLPHSQGAFIYEGASFY; from the coding sequence ATGGAGTCTTCAAGTATCGGAGAGTCTACCACCTTTTTTACTTATGATTATGGCAGCACTCTATGTGAGAGCCAAACCTTTGTCTTTgccaccctcaccaccaccatcttGTACTGCCTGGTGTTCCTTTTCAGCCTCATAGGCAACAGCCTGGTGTTGTGGGTTCTAGTGAAGTATGAGAGCCTGGAGTCCCTCACTAATGTCTTCATCCTCAACCTGTGCTTCTCAGACCTGGTGTTCTCCTGCTTGTTGCCCTTTTGGATCTCTGCCTACCACTGGGGCTGGGTGCTGGGAGACTTCCTCTGCAAGCTCCTCAATATGCTCTTCTCCATCAGCCTCTACAGCAGCATCATCTTCCTGACCATCATGACCATCCACCGCTATCTATCTGTGGTGAGACCCCTCTCAACTCTTCGTGTCCCCACCCTCCACTGCCGACTGCTAGTGACTGCAGCTGTGTGGGCAATCAGCATCCTGTCCTCCATCCCCGATACAATCTTCCACAAGGTGTTGCCGGAAAACTGTGATTATGCGGAAGGCAAGTGGTTCCTAGCTTCAGTCTACCAGCACAACATCTTCTTCCTACTCTCTATGGGGATTATCCTGTTCTGCTACATAGAGATTCTCAGGACCCTGTTCCGCTCCAGGTCCAACCGGCACCACCGGACAGTCAGGCTCATCTTCACCATTGTGGTGGCATACTTCCTCAGCTGGGCTCCCTATAACCTGATCCTGTTTCTGCAGACACTGCTGCGGCTCGGGATCATCCAAAGCTGCGAGGTCAACCAGCAGCTGGAGTATGCTGTACACATTTGCCGCGATGTTGCCTTCTCCCACTGCTGCTTCAACCCCGTGCTCTATGTCTTTGTTGGGGTCAAGTTCCGCAGACACCTCAAAAGTTTGCTCCGGCAGTTCTGGCTCTGCAGACAGCAGACTCCCagcccacccccactccctcaTTCCCAAGGTGCCTTCATCTATGAGGGTGCCTCCTTCTATTGA